Genomic segment of Euwallacea fornicatus isolate EFF26 chromosome 11, ASM4011564v1, whole genome shotgun sequence:
gagagagagaggaagagagagaggaagagagagagagagagagaggggggaAGCATGTTATTAAAGAcgctggaaaaaatatttttcaaagtgcCAGAAATTTTGCAGAAGACATCGCATCAATATCTAGAAAAGTCGTTACACCGCAGACTACAATGAGTGTCTTTTATGAAACTGGTCTTCAGAAGGGGGGGAGTTAAGCAAGGAAAAAGCTCTTTATAATCAAGATAAACTTGAAGAAGCGGCTAGAGTTTGTAACAATGTACAGGGACAAGtctttggaatttttgaaaaaatttatattttctgatGAGagtaaatttgaactttttaaacCAGCCGGTATTTGGACAGTTCGGAGGAAAAAACATCCTCAGTACTATTAAACACAGTGGAGGGAATGTTATTGGTTTGATGATGTATGGCATGGGTCGGAGTTGGAAACTTAGAAGTCATTGATGATAAAATGACAGCACGTAGTTATGTGAATCTCTTACGAGGCAATTTGTCGACTAGCGCCCAAAAACTAGAAttgtaaaattagttttactTTCAACAGGACAATGATTCTCAACACAGTGCGCATATCACTAGATAATGGTTGCTTTGGAACGCACCCCAAAGATTTCGAACTCCACCTCACTCGCCAGATCTGAACCCCATAGAAAACCTATGGCGTTTGTTGGATCAGAAACTGAGGCCGAGGCATGCGCCCaataaagaagtttttaaaacgtaGCCTGGAACGAGATGTGTCCAGATATTACTAAGCCTGCCTAAGGTGCCTCGACGATTCAGCATCAAAGCAAAAGAGATGCATACGAAGTGTTAACCCTTTCACTGCTGAGCTAAATCCTGCTGTTAACCTGAAGAGCTAAACATGTTATGGCAATGaggatgttttaaaaaatagtactagTTCGATAAAGgtattcattattaaaatattttattatatttgccAAAAGGGTATTAACGGCTTTCGACGTCATCGGTCAGAAGCCATGGAAATTTTGAGCGAAGGCTGAAGTCGTCGAAAGACGTCTTCAAAgggtatttttttgaatttacacCTAGCTTATCTACTAACTCTTTTAATTTATCACAACaactttaatgaatttttagtaaaatttactagaaaaaaaaacaaaattatcacaagtttttgggaaaattttcgaaacatGGACAGAGAACTGGCATTCCTGGGGATGCTGGATAGTGGTACACAGTAGTTTTtcggatattttttttaatgcacatgATAGATAATCTGTGAGCATGTTTTTTACTGGTTCCACTTGGTTTATCCTTTTCCAGTATGTGgttttttggacaaatctaGTGTGGCTCTTGGTGGTAATAGAGAttccaaaaatggaaaatcggTAGTCACATAACGATATCCATGGTTGGGtgtattttcttattaaaaaaaattaagaattggTGACGctcaaatataaattattgatttcagttttttttataccatCTCAAcacctctctctctctctctctctctctctctctctctctctctctctctctctctctctctctctctctctctctctctctctctctctctctctctctctttctctctctctcgtgAACGGTTCGCCATAATTTGGTCCTTTTCATCGATTCCTCCcattaaattattgtattgCACCAGAGGCTCTggcttttctttttcttggtTCCGATGACTAAAATATgttatcaaattattttgaaattctgtTAAAACATAAACAACAACTCTTTTGTCTCTCCACTTACCCACCATAACTCCGTTTGCATGAAGAGATATCGTATCtccttttttcaatttagtcCTTTTTATTTCAACTGGATTGTTCTCCGTATCATTTCTTAAAGTTTCAGTGCAGcaagtattttttttgcaaaaactggACAGCGAGGTCATGAATGTTGTAAAAATCGTCCACAAACGCTGAAGGTCCAACGTTTAGTTTTTCATCCAGCAAATTCAGGACAAGATTGGCAGCATCTCCCTGGCCACCATAATTGTCAAGAGTTCCATCGCAgagagaaaatttcattacggTGCCATTTGGTTCCGTCaacaaatataattatttatagtatttacgttttttattttttatgaattgcCGAAAAACCAATCTTCCTCTCCACAATGCCATCGGTTCGTCGAGCGATGGTTCTTCACCCGGACTATAAACCTCAGTCGTCCCACTGTTAAAGTTATCTATAAGGTGTCTTAATTTATGGAGTCTGTCTGAAGATTCCGGTGCAGCAGGTGGAGGATTCGTACAAATGTGAAGACACCGCAAAAAGATAATAAATCGAACCTTCCTCGTACAGCATGTTGGAAATATGGGTACATTACACAGATGGTGGGTTTTCCAATAATCTTGCAGTCTGTTCAATCTAATGGTTCCTATACGTAATGGTAAGTCAATAGACGTTAGTAGTTCTTCACGTGTAATATCTTTCCAATTTGTTATACGAGATTTTTCTTTCGTATTTGCACCGAGGTAGAAATGCTCAGCACATGCGTTCGTCTCGTGAATAACGAGCTTCAGCATTTCTTCGTGAATGAGgaaatcaaagaaatttcTGGGTGTGTTCCCTAATGAAAAAAGTATaatgttggatttttttccatagtcTAATGCAAATAAGAACATGAATTGTGATATAATCTTACCATTAGATCGGATGAATAATTTCCGTTCGTTTTTCCGGAAAATGGGATTTTACgatgttcaaattaatttgaagaCCATATTAATTGATTTGTAGCAGTTTGGAGGGAATGGGACCTGCCGAGACTTGTGGATAAGTGCTTCATTAATCACATTTTCCCATTCCACATCACTATTATCACTGCTTGGTGAATTGGTTTCTTCTTCATAATCCGCATCACTAGTCTCAGAATCTGTATCCATTAAACATTCTAGTAATTCCTCTTCAGTTAGCGGATATGATTTTTCTGTTCTTGGACTCATACGAGGTTTTTTCGTTCCTGAAGGTCCAATTTGACTCTCTTCCACGACACGAAATGAAACTAAATAGCTAAATTCACAAAAAAGTTCCATTCAAATGGGCTGATAAAAGCACGACTCAATCCACTGCCGATTAACGCAGAAATAGCCGTTCTGAGACACGCACGGAGGTGGCGTCAAGAGACGTCGCCAGTGTCCCAccaatgattcaaatgacgTCTTTCGACGTCAGCAGCATTGAAATGGTTAATAAgttgtttatttcattatttgtaTTCTAATTATTCATTGATGTAACTGTTCGGAGGTGAGCGAATactttctcaaaaatttaaatatttctttgatcGCTAAAACTAGAGGTCCGGTTTTTTccaatgaattttttgttaaaatattatttaaattaaatttgtttttaaaataaaatgtttaatgtccCATAGATCTCGTTTCATTTTGTATTAATCGCCATTATTGGGGTGTGCAACTACTAGTTTTGCCAGCTGTCTGAATTCAAAGGAACTTGCGTATCTCGATGGGAAACGCAATAGATTTCCATCATGTCTCGTTTTtcttgaattgaaattttgctaaCACGTTTATAACCAATTTTGCAGCTGTGGGAAAATTGCGCAACTTTGTCCCAATCTAACCGACCTCGGACGTCTCATGGGAAGCGAGGTTCTCATGGTCGAGCCACAGAAACGAACATCCTGTGTGAGAATTCACAGTCATTTGACGCCCCCACTAATAGTGCTTTTTATCACTATTAGGGTGCAAAATATCTTTCCGGTTACTGCGCATGGGACGCAAAATCTGAGGGCTCGGTGTatgttaagaaaaattcaGCTGCAAATTGCATTTCTCTTACAAATCACCAGTCTGCCACATTAACCTTCTATCGGTGACGTGATTTATTTTGACACAAATCGCATCATCGGTCTGTGAGCCCGACTTTAAAAAGTAGTTTTGTCATGCGCCATGCGTTAGCTTCGGTGAATTAAAGTTATACAAGTCGTACGTGCTCTTTTTCCGAAAACTAAGCTGATTATAAATTTTGCTAAATCGCATATGTCAAGAGCccaaaataagttttaaaattttatatgaacatttttttgaaaaatctttagcTTTCGATTTAttacgaaaattaaattttggcatttttcaaattgttccaaatatctcggaaaacaagaaaaagttggaaatGCTGTTCCGGATATTGACTAAGACCCAAGTCTGAcacattttctctaatttgGCTAACCAGGTAGTGCTCTCCCTTTTAGGAGGTAGCAGTGGTGTCCCATGGCATTTGGGACCCCCTGTATAGCGCAAATTGTATTGTCGGTCTCTTAGACTGGCACCATGTGTATGATGAAAACATAGACATGATAAGCGTGCGATTGTTGATTTTTCATGAGGAAACAGAGGCTTCTGCTGCGGGAATGTACTGGGAGCGTGAATACACAATACTTGTCGGTCTCACAGACCGTACGTTACCAACTAAAGGTTAACATCCACGAGGGAGACTTGCAGTTGTGCTGTGTGACGACCATTTGacttgttaaatattttgatttgctTAGTTATTAACAGGTATAAGGACAATTGTGAACTTCGTAAGGTAAGTATGGTTGTCGATACCTTATGGGGGCGCCATCAGGGATTTGGTGGCAAGATTCGCTGCTCTTGAACAACGCATGAACGACGCTCTATAtgtaggaatttttttttcacaaaagaGATACAGAATATTGTATCACCAAAAATTGTGCAAGATCCTATTGTCATATCTAAAACATCTTAATTTAAGACATAAAAGATAGCCTTAatacatataattatatacAACACAAAGATTGGACGCCAACCACTCAGTTTTAGACTATCTAAACTCTCGAAAATAGACCCACAACGATAGCAAACCTTAAAAATGTACTCACTAAAAGTTTGGTCTGCTATGGCCGATTTTGGAGAGTTTGGTGCAAATCGcctgaaatatcaatttatcaCTTAACTCTTCTAATGCTACGTCTATAGTAAAACGGCCCAACCCTACCAGCAAATAGTTACAATCTCACATTAAAGACTACAAGTTAACAACTTTGtcctttaaattttagtttgctTGAAAGTTCAAAACAACTCGTAAATTGAGACTCGAACAGGGTAAGCCGTTCACACCCTGCATATGCCataatatctcagaaactatgCTATATAAACtacgtaataaatatttcttaagtTGCAgtataatttagtttatttagaGACAGTTtcttaaatatacaggatgtcccaatAAGGCTGGAcgcaataacaaattttagtGCGGCTTTAGTCCTCaccaaaacattttaattaggctaaattgcgtttttttgGTCGTAGTAGAGTTTGATTATACATAGGAAAGAAGAAGTTTATCAGAAAGGTAAGAGGAATGCAGAAGCCACAGTACGGGATGGCCTTTTTTGGTTGGTTTTGCTATGTATCGGGTAAATGGTGACAGAGAGGAAAAGGGGGATTCGAGACCGAGTTTTCTAAAACTCGATATTTTGGACTCTTCGGTAAACTTCGACCATCACTGAAGTTGTCGAAAATCTAAACACGGTCCCTTACTACGATTTTTCCGTAGAAGCCGCAGGCGTATTCAGATTTTTGATAAAGCTCGAAGTTGCAGTTAGTTTTGCAATAATTAGGTGAAATGCAACGTTTTTatgtgggacaccctatatccAACTTTGCAACcattaaataacatttaatttcCTCTTATCATTGATTCaatcaagtttcttaaaaagcaaaaattaaattatttgtgcaaaaaatttaaactttttttttttggttttatacGTCTTTTTGCAAagcaagatttttttataaattacaaacgtgaaaacttttttctgaaattaacTAATTTACTGTTTTGAAGTTTCGATTTTGGTTTACCCTAATTCTTCAAAACCTGGTAGACCCAAAAGTGCAATTCTGCACTGCAAGTATGCAAGGCACAGATTCAGTTTGTTCAAATTCAAGCCAGTTTCTTCGGAAGCTGAAGGAGTACAAATTTCTTTATCGTACCTTATCTAACTTAAAAAAGAAGTTTAGAATTTGGAACTATGTTTATGCGTTAAACTTGAACAGACATTATTTTTGCCATGTTACCATCGCTATATCCTCAACTCACCCACTCCTGGCCAGTCTTTAGCTACCAGCGGCAGACGGCACGACACGCGTAAGTTGAacttcattcaaatttttgccctttaaattttaaagggaaCGAAACACGCATCGTAGCAATCTCGGCTTGCGACCATACAAATACTAAcgaaatgtttaaaatgaacGCTATTGCTTACAGAATAGAGCCCCAAGAACACTAATAACTTAAAGGTATCATCGTGTGCGAAATAGGCACTTTGTACACTGTTATTTTGACATCGCACACACTGCCATGAGCAAGGTGAAACTGGCACCAACAAAGAAAACGCTCCGCGTCGCTCTGGACGAGACTCATTTCAATCAGCGAAACCTGTCACAATTTGACAGTAAAAATGAGTTTTACTGCAAACTGTTGAAGTCTTACTACAAAAAAAACCACAAGTGGTATTTTGATCTTCGGTTAACAATCCTCCTTTTGGATTCGCGTAACACGCGTTACCCTGTTGCAAAATTTGACTTGTAACGTATACCTCACCTACAACGGGGAATGAACCATTACTTATTATGGCCCACCACCGCAAAAAACCAAATCACTTTCACAGAAAGGATCCCGGCGTCGATACATGGAGAACGTTgttttttgggacactctgtattttaTCACATAAGTTAACCTATTCGCCACCTCAGCTTCTTCGGCACTGTGAGATATGATTCCACAGAATGAATCTACCTACGCTGTTTTGGCGGAAATACATTATCGCAggtgcatacagggtgttcgacgaatctttaactgattttatcaCAGAAAGTTCCCACGAATGTAGGCCCGGAACGTCTTCGCTTAAGAACTGGagattgttgaaatttcatttttaattttgtttgtaaaattgatttaataacaattaatgaaattatcgaaaattaattaaattatcgtaattaatgaaattatcgaaattaattaaattatcgtaattaatgaaattatcgaaattaattaaattatcgtaattaatgaaattaatgaaattatcgaaattaatgaaattttcgtaattaatgaaattatcgaaattaattaaattatcgaaattaatgaaatgttaTTATAGTTGTTGAAAATGGCCACTTCGGATTTCTTTATATGCATCTCTTCTTCAGGATCACTGATTGGCGGACTCTCTGGATCACACCCGgtgtatttttgattttcttgcaAAAGTCGATTATTCTATTTTTCAGGTCTTCTTCATTTTCCACCGGAGTTTTGTACAAGAATGGGTAAATGgccattttcaataactattatgatgttaaattagttttgataatttcatGAGTTGTTATTAAACCAATTTTACCCGAGTGATACGAATTATAAACCTGTTTATCTCCAAAACCGTTAATTCTACAGACATTTCCCAAGAACGTGTTGTTTCAATCGAAGTAAATGTGCAATAAGtttattaatacaaaattggCCTACAGCGTAGGGCGGAAAAGTTAGGGCCAATCAAAATCTGATGGAACCCTGTCTGTGACGCCCTCTATcagtgattaaaaaaattaagacaatATTTGGATTTTGCGTCATCAAAAACACCCGTGTACCAAATTTTGTCCGATCATGACATCtctgtccaaaaatattgaaaaaaaaaacaaattaaaaatgaaacttcgACTCCCTCCAgttcttaaacgaagacgtTGCGGACCTACATTCACAGCAACTTTTCGtgataaaatcagttaaagatTCGGCCCTTGAAATAACTGCATGTACGTgattggcaccctgtatatctgccaaaatggaattaaatttatcatacACGAGTATTCAGCACTGGTGAGATTAAAACGAGACTGTTAGCCTGCATTATACAGGGCATTATTGAATAAGTGTCCGATATttcacagggtgattttttaaaataatttcaagatGGAAAGTTCTTCTGGACCTGTGCCCTAGCCCGTTTAGTTTTCAAGAGACGAGGAATCAACCTTGATTAAAACAACTCACATATCCTTTGCTATTTTGCGGTCTCTTCTAGCTAATGTTACGAAATTCTGCACCCGGGGTTTTTTTgggatgaaaaattacaatttattattgattaaGCTACattttctagagggcgccacaagcgatcATTAGGCCTAGTTGTTTTAGCGTTTTTGGATAATTAGTACGCGTGATCAACTTAAGATGCGTTTTTCTCGGAACTCCCTTTTCTAGCGACAGCAacaatgtatatttttttaaacagataAGGCAGAGAAAGAAAATGTTCTAGTTGAAAGTGACATACAGTGTGGCACACAAAAATGTCGCAGCTATTGAAAAGCGTTCTAATGGTCACTTGCCACGCCctctagaagaaacaactgaATCGTTGATAAACTCGAATTTGTTATCCCAAAAAGCCCCGGGCGCggaatttcgttaaattagcTCGAAGAGATGAAACTTTGATACCCCCTATCTTGGAAACTAAACGAGCTGGAACActtgtttataaaaacttgCCATCTTTAAACTAGTTGAAAAATCGCCCTCTGAAATATCGGATTTTTATTCAGTAACACACTATATACAGAGGGAGTCAGAAAAATGACTCGAAAGGGCGCAGATACTTGcgccccaatttttttcagaattaaatGCTCTGCACAGTTCACGTCGCGAATTTATCTGTTATTGCATAGACCTAACAAATTTGTATCACCTGCAGTGAAACCTCCTAAGGTCGGGTTCCCACgggaaattccaaatttcggGGGTTTTGTTTTGCCAATTTCATTTCATTGTGAAATATCTCTGTTAATATTTCGCGGTCCATTGATTTTAGCTCTGAATTATATTTCCTGAAATGTGCTGAGAATTGTGGAGAGCGTttaatttcgcaaaaaaaactGCGGTGGTTCCCTCGAAACAAAGTAAGTCGgccaatttgatttttttcctcacTCACCGTGTACTGAAACCTTTTCAAACGGAAGAAGTCGTGTCCGattctagaaaaattggtGATTTTATTCGTAACCCATTTCGTAATTGATCGCGATTTCGTTTAATaagtatattaatttttgcttatATTCAAGAATTCAATTACCCCATATCATCAGCTCAAAAATCTCTCCACTTTCCGAGAGGGTGTAAATACTACATAGGTGTAAACTTATTACAAAAAAGCGCGCCACCTAATTTTGGACATATAAAGGGTGGTACTCAAACGGTGTTTAACTGgaaaaaaggcattttgtACATACATCACATATCTCTCTCACTTCTGAACTATTGAAGTattcttaacaataaaatGGTATTATAATATCAATACTTAATATACCAGGTGTTTCTGACGAAAGTGCCATGAATTTAATTACGCATTCTAGGCCCTAAAATAGGTCGAAAACTGCGTGTTTCACCCCCTATACACTGGTACGGGGCGtgaaaataggaaaaaccGAATGGCTTTTAATCGACATTTCCGGATCTTGCTGTGGAAAACCGGAATCCGACAAAGTTCTGTACGTACGGTAACGAGCCGGGCAGATACGGGCGAAGGACTTAGAAAGAAATGTTTTACAGGTACTTATctttaatcttttaataactttatcgGCAATTTAacaggaaaaatggaaaatctgaagattttaacattaaaaagatACTCTTGTTAATAAAGtattaggagttggaattaattCGTAGCGTTTTACAAGAGATGGCGTAGATAGTACAGTATTTCGTTGTTATCTACAATAATATACTTATCGTGAAACAGCGGTCATTAGAGATCATTTGCTCTGCATATCcactttttgaataataaataacgacattttataatttattgaatatgtcacaatttgtgccgaataaaggGTTTTTGCGGGGAATTTTACTTCATTACTTTAATATGAACGAAAGTGCTGCTGAAGCTCATCGTATTTTAGTGGAAGTATATGATAAACATGCTCTAGCTGAACGAACGTGTCGGAAGTGGTTTGCACGTTTTGAAGCTGGTGATTTCGACTTGGTTGACAAGGAGCGACCTGGTcagccaaaaaaatttgaagacaatGCTTTGGAGGCATTGCTCAATGAAGACCCATGTCAAACACTTCAAGAGTTGTCTACATCATTGGGAGTTAACCTATCAACGGTAGGAAAACGTCTTAAAACTTTGGGTATGATCCAAAAGGAAGGACATTGGGTTCCATATGAATTGAAACCAAGGGACATTGAGAGGCGTTTTTTGACGTGTGAACTGCTGCTTCAacaggaaaaaagaaaaggttttttgcatCGGATTGTCactggtgatgaaaaatggatccgtTACGACAATCCGAAGCGCAGAAAGTCATGGGTTAAGCTCGGTCAACAGTCAACATCAGTGGCAGAGCCGAATATCCATGGGTCTAAGCTTCTGCtctgtatttggtgggatcagaggGGTGTGATTTATTATGAACTGTTGAAACCATAACTGGAGACCGCTACCGACTACAACTGATGCGATTGAGCCGtgcattgaaagaaaaacggcCGGAATACCCCAAAAGACACGACAAAGCCATTTTGCTGCACgacaatgctcgtccgcaCGTCGCAAAACCGGTACAAACATGCCTGGAAAGACTTAAATGGGAAATCCTGCCCCACCCGCCGTATTCCCCAGATGTTGCTCcatctgattattatttgtttcggtCGATGGCTCATAGTCTGTCTGAGCAGAAGTTCACTTCTTACGAAGATTGTCAAAAAtgggtcgattcatggatTGCATCTAAAGACAACGCGTTCTTCCGACGCGGTATTCGTGCCCTGCCCGAAAGATGGTCAAAAGTAGTGGAAAGCGATGGGCAatactttaattaatgtacttttttattttcatttaaaatcaataaatttttttcttaaataaaacgCTACGAATTAATTCCAAGTCCTAATACTTAATTTGATGATCTCCTGGGCTGCAGGAGCACAGACAGAAAAGGGACACGTCGGTGTGAAATCCATTCCCCGAGGGTGCAGGAACAAAgacataataaaattgaactatgtaaattttttttggttctgAAATTTTGCAGCTCCCAATTATCGATCAAATCGAGGCGAATCTCAGGTGACCGAGGACCTGTTCTTGAGCATTGGAATCGGTCGAGCACAGAAATCGTTCTATTTTGGGGGCTAAAATCGGATTTTAGAAAAGAACGTAGTTAAATTTATCGCactatttccagaaaaaaaaacttgcacTGTGGCAAATCGCTTATCGTAGTAGAACTATCTAGCAtaagatgattaatttttgctcTGCATGATAATTCCTAGGTACATATTAAGATTTGctataaaatctaaatatacAATAAGAGTcctattttacaaaaattgtgcgAGAATTTTACctaaatatcattaaaaaaatttataacgcTAAAATTCGTATGTACAGAGCCTTCTGTTGGCGTGGAAtgccatttcaaattatagataattttttctagTTATCCAAATTATCATTTGGAAACAGGTTTTTTGGTATGACAAGAAGGTCAATATCAcccaataataaatatatttcaataataatttcttattttcatgTTGATTATGGCGTTGTTCGTAGTTAACAAGCAAAATTTTGATGATCGTTTTCACAAGCCCTGGTGAGTAACAGCCGCAAAGATTTCACATTGCGCTGTAGATTTGTATTGGCAATTTTTTAGTATCAATACTTATCTAGTAAACGAATATTCCAATAACACTCGGTATTGAAACTTGAACAAaggtcataaataaattattgcttttgCCAGGAAAAAGGCTCATGGTGGTTTAACGGTCAGCGTAATGTAGGCGAACGTGGCACAATGTGGCAACGTCGCACTGGGGGTGTTCTACCGTCGTCCCCCTAACACGAAGTAGAAGGACCCTGAGCTACATCTGAAGTATGGAGTAAGGGTGGGCGGTACCCTCATGTCGTTTACCTGCTGCATATCAACAGCCTGTCTGACTACTTACGAAGATGCCCCGGTATAAAGTTACGAGAATATTTCATTgaatagaatatttattttcggaaAGAATCGATTTTAGTTTAGAATTTCCAGCGTTTACGTAATAATATGTGCAACGaatataaagtaaataataaaggctccaaatgcaaatttgcaggcaaatctgctttgcgaTAGTTTCATTGATTTCAATGTGAGATAGGACAGAAAATAACTTCAAATGGAAATAAGCATTGAAAACCACTTCGCTGGCTAATGTTTGGCTCAGTTggtgaagaatttttaaaattacctgTCAGATCATCTACATAGAGTCTAATTGAACCGAAGATTTATTTTGTGCGAGAAACAGTTTAAGTTCGGAACGTTTGGTGTTTAGGCAGAAgtaaataaccaaaaaaaaggactttgattgattgaaattgaaaaatgagaactgaagaaaatgaaaaagaaaaaaaaattattaaaaaaaaataaaaaagaaaaaaaaattaattaaaaaaaaagaaaaaaaaataattaaaaaaaattaaattgaagaaattaagcaaaacagttgaataaaattaattttttttgcggaTCTTTCTTAAAAACGCAGTCGTTACAATCCAGTCGCTGGCTgataaaaaactgaaacactctgtatagtaaACCTGGTGGAATAGTTTCTCTCGCTATACAGAGTATATTCAAACTGGCGCCCAAGTTCTTCAATACGTCATGGAGACCTCACTCAAAACTTTATCGAAcatattaaatgaataattataattttaattgattattaaaataattcattaaataataagttcATCAatcaattaacattttatcgATATTTCACAATACATGGtggattaaataaatttatgtctTTGATATTATAACGTTCATATGCCATTTGACAATTGGAAACGATATAGGgacatttaacaaatttgttaaataaataattattattttcataatttatttaaataaattattaaatattaatgtccAATCTATCGAGACCATTTTAGCGATGTTTTATAATACATAGcgaattgaataaatttatttctccgataataaaatgttattccATTTGATGATTGGAAATGATAAAAGGACTTTTCCCGCCTGAAAAAACacagtgaaattaaaaagttgtattttcaGCTTTGGATTTACAAAGGGGGAAAACTAGTCGAATGAAGCCAGTGAGGAAAGCAGATCTGTTCAATTATTTTGGTAGAGTTCACAGAGTTTCAACCACGCACTGAAAAGTTTGGGGgccatttttttaaccacaccctgtgttttattgaaatttatacatgacaatatgaaaaatgaaacGATACGCGATGGAGGATTCGATAGTAATTAGACACGCGAAATCGTGTGGGGATATAcatgtaaatatattattacaaAACATACATGTACATTAAAAGGGGGAACGTTCTGTTGTTTATCCAATCCTCACGATTGGACGCAATTAGGAGACGAGTGTGGACACTTTTGAGATAAGAAATCACTTGACTTTGTTCGTTATTTGAAAAGCTCAATCAAAattgcccccccccccccctgatAGCACGCGTTAAGCCTCAATTTTCATGGAAAGAACTGTCATGTCTTAG
This window contains:
- the LOC136342245 gene encoding LOW QUALITY PROTEIN: piggyBac transposable element-derived protein 4-like (The sequence of the model RefSeq protein was modified relative to this genomic sequence to represent the inferred CDS: deleted 1 base in 1 codon; substituted 1 base at 1 genomic stop codon), with product MLKLVIHETNACAEHFYLGANTKEKSRITNWKDITREELLTSIDLPLRIGTIRLNRLQDYWKTHHLCNVPIFPTCCTRKVRFIIFLRCLHICTNPPPAAPESSDRLHKLRHLIDNFNSGTTEVYSPGEEPSLDEPMALWRGRLVFRQFIKNKKRKYYKXLYLLTEPNGTVMKFSLCDGTLDNYGGQGDAANLVLNLLDEKLNVGPSAFVDDFYNIHDLAVQFLQKNTCCTETLRNDTENNPVEIKRTKLKKGDTISLHANGVMVGKWRDKRVVVYVLTEFQNNLITYFSHRNQEKEKPEPLVQYNNLMGGIDEKDQIMANRSREREKERERERERERERERERERERERERERERERERGVEMKIHPTMDIVM